In a genomic window of Staphylococcus taiwanensis:
- a CDS encoding sucrose-6-phosphate hydrolase — protein sequence MNKEAIEVTNTRYRLGYHIMPKSGWINDPNGFTHYDGYYHIFYQHYPYAPEWGPMHWGHARSKDLVHWETLPIALTPGDVEDKDGCFSGTAIEKDGRLHLFYTGHHYYEDNNPDHFWQNQNLAYSDDGVHFKKYANNAVIPQAPEDNTHHFRDPKVWQYGDDYYMIVGSQNKQEVGRIIMYCSDDLLNWKYLGPINESNGQQTEGYMWECPDLFELDGKYVFLFSPQGMDAEKEQYLNLFQNGYFVGNLDYDNHKFTRGNFKELDHGHDFYAPQTMQTPDGRRILIGWMAMWESYMPEKEDGWSGALTLPRELYLKDNHLYMRPVTELKQLRVNDGVHNSFILDEPKLLSNDTYHTEINLSTSNNNLNIELKNDDSQLISLAYDAISHKFTLYRSDKDDYRYSTIKYSDVLNLQLYIDTSSIEVFINDGESVFTERYYSEVPPQVWLSSDECPRIYTCIYELEQNAISFDK from the coding sequence ATGAATAAAGAGGCGATTGAAGTAACTAACACACGTTACCGTTTGGGTTATCATATTATGCCTAAATCCGGATGGATTAACGATCCTAATGGTTTCACCCACTATGATGGTTATTATCATATTTTTTATCAACATTACCCTTACGCTCCTGAATGGGGGCCTATGCATTGGGGACATGCTAGAAGTAAAGATTTAGTACATTGGGAAACACTACCAATTGCACTCACTCCAGGTGATGTTGAAGATAAAGATGGTTGTTTTTCAGGCACAGCTATTGAAAAAGATGGCAGATTACATCTATTTTATACAGGTCATCATTATTATGAAGATAATAATCCAGATCATTTTTGGCAAAATCAAAACCTAGCATATAGCGATGATGGTGTTCATTTCAAAAAATATGCCAACAATGCAGTTATTCCACAAGCACCTGAAGATAACACACATCATTTCAGGGATCCTAAAGTGTGGCAATATGGTGATGACTACTACATGATTGTTGGTAGTCAAAACAAACAAGAAGTCGGCCGTATTATCATGTATTGTTCAGATGATTTACTAAATTGGAAATATTTAGGTCCTATTAACGAATCAAATGGTCAACAAACTGAAGGTTACATGTGGGAATGTCCAGATTTATTTGAACTCGATGGTAAATACGTATTTTTATTTTCTCCTCAAGGAATGGACGCTGAAAAGGAACAATATTTAAACTTATTCCAAAATGGCTATTTCGTAGGCAACCTTGATTATGATAACCATAAATTCACACGAGGTAACTTTAAAGAATTAGATCATGGTCACGATTTCTACGCGCCTCAAACGATGCAAACACCTGACGGACGTCGCATCCTTATTGGTTGGATGGCTATGTGGGAAAGTTATATGCCTGAAAAAGAGGATGGCTGGTCTGGCGCACTAACATTGCCTAGAGAACTATATCTTAAAGATAATCATTTATATATGCGCCCAGTTACTGAATTGAAACAATTAAGAGTAAATGACGGTGTTCATAACTCATTTATTCTTGATGAACCTAAATTATTATCTAATGATACTTATCATACAGAAATCAATTTATCTACTTCAAACAATAATTTAAATATTGAGTTAAAAAATGATGATTCTCAGTTAATATCATTAGCTTATGATGCTATATCTCATAAATTTACACTTTATCGCTCCGACAAAGATGACTATCGATATTCTACTATAAAGTATAGTGACGTTTTAAATCTTCAACTTTATATTGATACAAGTTCGATTGAAGTGTTCATCAATGATGGGGAATCCGTTTTTACAGAACGCTATTATAGCGAAGTCCCACCACAAGTGTGGCTTTCAAGTGATGAATGTCCTCGAATCTACACTTGTATTTATGAATTAGAACAGAATGCAATTTCATTTGATAAATAG